Below is a genomic region from Helianthus annuus cultivar XRQ/B chromosome 2, HanXRQr2.0-SUNRISE, whole genome shotgun sequence.
CGAACATGGTGTGGTATGGCCAATGCATTCCAAGACACGCTTTCCTCCTTTGGTTAGTTCTAAAAAATAAACTCAAGACGCAGGATAGACTGGCGGTTTGGGAAGCTGGGAGTGAGACAAATTTAAGACTTATGTGCTGCCCTCTTTGCAACTATGGACGGGACTCGAGGGATCATTTGTTCTTTCAATGCTCTTTTTCGGCTAAAGTTTGGAATATTGTCAAGACGAGAACGGATCTGAAATATGTTGATGACCATTGGAGCTCTATTGTGGGATGGATAGAACATAATACGAGTTCAAAGACGCTGGCTCACATTGTTAGTAAGCTTGTTCTTGCGGCTGCTACATACTTCATATGGAAAGAAAGGAACAATCGGTTGTTTTCTAATATACGCAATAAGGAAGAGATGGTGGCTCAATCTATTTTTGATACGGTTCGACTTCGTATTATGGGGTTCAAGATCGGTCGGGACGTGCATAGCAGGAAGCTTTTGGAAGTGTGGGAAATAAAGGAGGACGATCCGGGCTAAGGGCGACGTTTAGTTTAGCAAGTGTCTTGTAGTTTTTGTGTTATGGTTCGGGTTGTGTTTGGTTTTGGCTGTGTGTTTTTGGTTTATAGTTTGTGTTTGCCTAGGCTTGGCCTGTCAAGCCTAGTTAGTGTGTGTCGAACGCTTTGTCACACCCTGTTCTTTGATtctttataaaattcaccggggtaaccctttacccaaaaaaaaaattgttggattgatttataaaagaaaatgatacgcttgaaagcgtggccacctccagttacacaggaaactctggcgaaatttttccaaaaacctaacacttagaattattttcactataagtgttagaaatacttttcgacatgttttcaaaatataagtttcgccacgactttatttacaaaatatcggaggtgggattttcacaaaatttaaaCGTGATgaatatatttagtaaatatatttttcacaacgttacttgttaattatttgtgaagatacttaaatattatttttagggtaaaaatgaTATTATCAAATGTTaacaaatccaaaataatacaaacgctttcacgataaacatataagttacaccggtaattattattaccacttgatcgttaaaacgtaacttacgcacttTAAGGAagtatttatgaacgcgtatttttgttaaagtattattttgggaaaattatgtgaaataaaaatataatatttttgagaaaaatatttatattttgaagtttGAAATAAGATATAtgttaagtgagacttaataatatatttcgaacacacatgtattaaatcccccatccttgggaaggaaaataattaccaagtatgcacagaatgtaaacacgaaatagttgtctaactatttcccaaaaacttaaaccattaagctaaggcacggccatccgtctaatagaattagtacatgtaggtcgttgcacagctgcttgacttggagacatacttggtagagacgcaccgctgtgagttcatgtcccccttttctcttaactgttttcagttttctaaactgcgggggtgaaatacatgttattatgattacgaatatttcttacatggtatggttagcgcaaggagggttattacttagatcatgtgaatgggtaggcggaaacttgaggtcattaatcctcaggataggaccgaggggcaggagcggtagatctatctgggtgtagcgagcccagccccaggcccagcataacggacctcggggtgactttgtacccaacgcataaatctgctaggtttgagccttcctacttgcatttcacacatatcaatggccttgcaaaccattggtgatctctttttccttatttgctacataccaggatttttatacatacacaggtttatttactcacttacacatgaactcgctcaacattattgttgatttttcaacttacatgtatttcagggaattaaaggatctggcgcggtatgacacgttttcccgctgcactagtttcgaggtcatccgggtttagggaatgtgactctttcctggacaagtcgcagtccttaaactgtgtttatgttattattgtgtttgttgaacaatgtttacgTCGTTAGGATGTATTTCCATTAaagcaatggtattgtatttggtttttaaaacgtaatcgaacggatgatcttgcatgattttatttcatatagctttgttatgattaagctatggtattaagaagtcaaaccaaattaaccacgcttccgcaaagccagggtgtgacacacagactcctcgctggaaagatagacaatctctttcccagcagaagtcacagagcgcaaaggGCGAGGGTTAGGTATATGCGCACCTTCAGTAGAGGTAGGTGGATCGGCGAAAGCGTCAGCAACTGGGTAGATGAAGTAACCCTTGATCTGGTCATACCAATATTGCTCCCCCGCTCTAAGTGGGCGCGAGCCTATAACACCTCCAAAAATTGCGAAGGCAGCCTGGTACAATTGCACTTCTGCACGCGCAGGTACAAGATTAAAAACAGGCCACAAAGAAGCTAAAATCAAAGGGGTAAAGTGACTAACCTTGGTCATCAAGCTTCAAAATCGGAACATCCTTGCTATCCGGCGCCCATTGATCACTCATGCCCGCCGCTACCAGAACATTTTCCCCAAACACTCGGTTTGGAGTGGGAGTCAGCTGTTGATACCAATTCTCATGCTTCGGAATTGGCAGATCTTTTTTCAGTATCGGCTCAGTCCATGCGCGAAAGGTCATGGCGATCGGGATCACCTCCTCGCGAATATAGAAAAATTTTGGTTTCCAATCATGGAAACTTTTAGGAGGATTCAGCAGTATCTTCTTCGCAGCTCCTCGACTAGCAAAGGAGAAGAAGCCCATATTCCTGATGAGCTGATAAAAAGCACGGAACCTCTCCACAGTAGGTTCAACACCATGGGCTCGACACAGGAACTCGAAGTGTCGAACCCTAACCAACCCAGGAGGACTCAACTGGGAGATGTGAAACCCATAAAACTGCAAAATGTGGGCCATGAAATTCGTCGCCGGCAACCGGAAGTTGCCCTGATGGAAGAAATCTTCATACAGCGTGATATACCCCGGTGGTGCGTCGGATGCCGTCTGGTTCTGACCAGGGTACTTAGCATCCCATTCCGGTGGAAACCAGAAACCCCGTACTATCTGCTCAAAGAGGCCTAAGTCCCACCTGAGAACGGGAACAAGGCCTTCTTCTCCAGGATTTTCTTCTTAATGTTCTTCAGCCATCGATATTCGTTGATACAATTTTGAATATCCAAGAGAAAACTCGATGATATGAAAAGAAAACTTGAAGATCTGCTACAAGTTGCTTGAAGATTTGAAGACCGTATGAAGAACAGAGAGAGAAAAAGGATAAAAACAGTAGAAGAGGTGGAGTTCTCCCCATCTcatcggatatatatacccatcgcatttaatgcgatgggtaaacgtgccgaATTCGCCGCGCACGTGACCAACCAGAAGACGCCACGTAAGGCGTGAAACCcggagtgacggttaccacgcgcgcgtcgCCTGACAAAAGCCGAATCGTCAGAAACAATTTGATGACAGCCGTGTCAGCAGTCAACTCAAACGTCCCAATGAACGACATTTGCACCAACCCGTCAGAATTCAAATTTCGAACAAAGTTACtacaaacttcatgcagaagcTACTAAGGCCGCGCAGATACGCCAATTACCCAACAACCCTGCGCGCTCGCGCCCAAAGGAATCTACCGACCTTGAGCCATATCTGGTAGTCGCGCCGTAGTAGCCAACAAGCAATAAGACGCGCGCCATCTACCAAAATCAAGCAAGCCTTTTTTCACGAAGCACTTcttttttctaagtccagagctccaaccactcactccgcgcatggtgcagcactggactggggggacttgaaggggtatggtcccaaaaagccgcgcagatCTTCTTCCAAGTTGTTCACAGGACCATACTCCTAAGTTAGCAAGATCTTCAATCTTAACCTTGCGCGGGTTACTTCACCAAAGATAGACTTCGCGCGAGGTCTAACCAAGAAACAACATTAAAATCAACACTTAGCATTTCTGATAAGAGTCTTCAGTACCTATAAACCTGTGCGAGCTAGCTCCGTGCTCAGCAAGAGTCGCATAAAGGTTGTAGCGCATGACCAGATTCagaaggtacaaaaggtacaagtggcaggtAAAAGGAGCCAATCCGCATCCTCCAGGctctgctcaatcgtgctccaTGATCGTCTGACGCGCAGAGGACGAAAAGTAactaaggacgcctacgtggcaccaatcaaagggcagagacacctgccccacgatctccacttgcctgctgatggcagaaggacaACAGGGCCGACAGCAgagacacgtggctccaatcaaggtgcgccagcgccggagaacttctagaagccactaacggtcgacaccagtgagacaaagagcatatccgctATGCTGTCGCCTTCTGGCctaaggcccatcagcccacatcctcttacacctctccggctataaatagagacctcacttcataggttaaacattccattccctctactTTCACTCTTAACACTGAATTATCTCCCCAAAAGCAGtcacttattctcacgccggagcccggttaagaggtaaacccccatattcccctcttaacgagtaacggtgttctgttttgcaggattagacGTTCAGGACGAAGCTCAGAAAgtcattagaagattaacctctATGGCAGGAACATAGACCCAACTGATTAGTCCCataattagttccgtgtttcttcagaCCTTTTCCAACAAACTTTTGAAtttcagacttttcaatctcaaccattttgaaaactttgtcaatcttgtctgaaatcacattctgaattgggaatacaacatctaagaataatctatccgatccaatcatggtataaaccaatccttttgaatcatcatttaaatttttctcagattttgagttttttagatatccatcatgaaaattaccttcattttcgTCCTGTGATTCAGAATTACCTGTATCAACTGACTCTTCTTttaacacactttcaacgaccttacctaccacctctgaatcactagaatcatcagatttggataggttacgtcaatgttatttggcaattgatctaccatgttgaaagctttttcgaccttttcatcatcatacaatgcaaacttttccggtggtggaacttgatgaaactctgagccaatacctttcttgttttgctcagaatctttcccatccggttttatgttgaaaattctttcaagcacatatgacgacgtgtgataactttttaacttgttattatcctgttctaaatcagcaatctgacgTTTTAGTTTAGCAACATCCTTAATGTAAGAATttacaacttgttgctttatttCATATTGTCGCTTAAACATATCAGTCGTTTCAGAACAGTATCTTAGTctcgattgaacaagtttcatttcactttttactttttcatatgactctctgtaatgtgatatgccaattttattgaatcatactcctttttTATTTCTTGACAAATATTTTCTTTTTGAGAACATTCTTCTGTGATTTtcgaaacattttctttcaaaattttattttctttttctaattttttacacttttctaaaagtttttcatcattttcttttaaaactttttcattttctaacattgctttgtatttatttttgaaaacttcttcgattttggtgaattcaagatctcttgttctgaatttttcgtctttttcagtacaagcactgcatggttccatgcatttcttgcactgttcaacaaTTTCATTTAAGTCTTCAGAATCAGattttacctcagtgattggcacctcggtgtTTGCTTCTGTTTGCTTCTGATCAGCTTCACTCTTCTTTTCTTCACCAGTACCAGCATTACTAACAACATCTGCTGAACTTGCAACCTTCACTTCTACCGAACTTTCCATCTTCTTCTTAGCTTCTTCAACTTGCAGTTCTTCAGTAACAGCCTTTTCTTTTTCAACTACCTTCTCTTCCAGCTTTTCTTTCTCAGCTACCTTCTTCAAATCATCAACCAGATTCTCAatattcttcttcattctttcttcattCCTCTTCCTCAGATTTGATGTCACAGCATCTCCGATGATTTTATCCAGcctttttacatatgttttgtCTTTTGCAACATTTGAATAATATTCGCCGGATCGAGGAATTACTAGAAGAACATTATCGTGAACTATGTCACTTCTGGGAACAACTGGTTCACCTTCTTTGTTGACATAACATTCTTGATTCTTATCCCATCTTTTGTTTCTAATAGCATTTTCATATTCCTCTTGCATCTTCTCCATTTTGCATCCAACAATGAATATTTCTCTATCAATTTTCTCTCTCAAAATCTCTTCTTGAGTTTTCTCTTTTATCTCAGCAACAAAGACATGATGTTTACTTTTTGCCGATGATTTACCATGAGCTGTAACAACCCGATCTTCTTCTAGAAGTATCTGACTCCAATCAAATCCTTCGTCATCATGAATTACTGCATAAGCTCTGGACTTCTCTTTGGGAACATTTTCAATCATTTTTGGCTCTTCTTTACTTCGGTTGTAAATCGCCTTTCGATAA
It encodes:
- the LOC110889814 gene encoding uncharacterized protein LOC110889814, which translates into the protein MVWYGQCIPRHAFLLWLVLKNKLKTQDRLAVWEAGSETNLRLMCCPLCNYGRDSRDHLFFQCSFSAKVWNIVKTRTDLKYVDDHWSSIVGWIEHNTSSKTLAHIVSKLVLAAATYFIWKERNNRLFSNIRNKEEMVAQSIFDTVRLRIMGFKIGRDVHSRKLLEVWEIKEDDPG